TGGCGAAAACTGGGAAGAAAAACATTTTAAAAGTTTTGTACACTATTATAGAAAGACACCATTTTATGATGAAGTCATTAAGCTTTTAGATAATTTCTACTCAGTAAAAAGAACAAGCTTAAACCAAGTTGTAAAAGATATGTTAAATATTCTAATAGATTATTTAGACCTGCAAGTTGATGTTAAGTGGGCATCTAGCTATAATTGGACAAAACAAAAAGACGACTTACTAATTGAAATTACGGAATTTTTTGGCGGTAGTACATATATATCGGGTCCTAATGGCAGGAACTATATAGATGAAAGGAAGTTTGAGAACAAAGGCATTCAATTACTTTATCATGAATATGATCATCCAGTTTATAGACAAGTTTGGGGGGAGTTTATTCCTTATATGACTATATGGGATCTCCTTTTCTATTATGGCAAAGACACTGTTAATTATATAAAAAAAGGGAACTTAGTAAAAGAATAATAGAAATATAAAATAAAGAACAAGAGTATTAAAAGAAGATATTAACTACTTTTATTTATGGTGATAAAGTTATGGATTAACATTTGATAAGAATTAAGAATATAGAAAGTAAGTATTATCTTAGGAGGATTATAAATGATAAAAGTTCTTGTAATAGCAGCTCATCCTGATGATGAAGTGCTAGGTTTAGGTGGCACCATAAAAAAACATGTAAATCAAGGAGACTTGGTTCGATGCCTTATACTAGGAGAAGGCGTGACTTCAAGAAAAAGCAGTTGTGAGGATGCTCAAAAAGCTGCAGTTGATTCATTGCATAAGCACGCAATCCAATCAGCTAAAACTATAGGCTATGAAAAGATTTTTTTTGCTAACCTTCCAGATAATAGATTCGACTCAGTGAATCTATTAGATATTATAAAAATAATTGAAGAATATGTAGAAGTAGTAAGACCAGATATTATTTATACGCATCATTATGGAGATCTAAATATTGACCATAGGGTGACATTCGAAGCAGTACTTACAGCTTGCAGGCCAGTAGGAGACGATTCGGTGAAGGAAATATATTCCTTTGAAACTCCATCCTCCACGGAGTGGAATTTCAAGTATGGGGAGAGTAGCTTCAAACCTAATGTATTTGTTGATGTTACAGATACCATTGATGATAAATTGAAGGCTATAAGCTGTTACAAAAGTGAGTTAAGAGAGTATCCTCATCCAAGATCATTAGAAGCTTTGAAAATCATTGCTGCAAAGTGGGGGACAGTTATAGGAAAGAAATATGTAGAAGCATTTGAGTTAATACGAAAGGTTCGATAGTATGTACAAAGTTTGTATTCGAGCAGATGGCGGTTGCAATATTGGTATGGGCCATATTATGAGGTGTATATCTTTAGGAAAAATGTTTGAACAAAAAGGTTGTGAAGTGTTTTTTATAAGTAAGTATAAAGAAGGTAAAGAAGCAATCAAGGCAAATGGGTTTGATATAATTCCTCTTACTGTGGAAGACAAAGGATACAACATTGAATTAGGATTCACTTATGAGGGTGGAAAACACCTTGAGAGTGAAAAAGAAGAATTAGCAAATATTTTGAAAAATAAAAAGGTAGATATATTCATTATAGACCATTATAACGTAACAGAAGATACCTTCATGTTTTTAAAATCTTATGTAAGTATACTAGCATATATAGATGATGTTAATGCGTTTACTTATCCAGTAGATGTAGTAATCAATGGTAATATTACTGGCAAGCATATAGGTTATAAATCATATTTTAAAGAACAACAGTTTTTACTGGGGCCATCTTATAATCTTATCCGAGAGGAATTCAAACACACTCCTATAAGAAATGTGTTTGAAAAAGTAAAAAAAATCATGGTAACTACTGGTGCCTCAGATTCATTTGGAGTTACA
The sequence above is drawn from the Clostridium formicaceticum genome and encodes:
- a CDS encoding WbqC family protein; amino-acid sequence: MKKIAISQPRYLPACNYIERMILSDTFVMLDNVQHQRRAFEHRNKIRTDNGDFWLSIPIDRVNSKSNQIKDLLILNGENWEEKHFKSFVHYYRKTPFYDEVIKLLDNFYSVKRTSLNQVVKDMLNILIDYLDLQVDVKWASSYNWTKQKDDLLIEITEFFGGSTYISGPNGRNYIDERKFENKGIQLLYHEYDHPVYRQVWGEFIPYMTIWDLLFYYGKDTVNYIKKGNLVKE
- the pseG gene encoding UDP-2,4-diacetamido-2,4,6-trideoxy-beta-L-altropyranose hydrolase translates to MYKVCIRADGGCNIGMGHIMRCISLGKMFEQKGCEVFFISKYKEGKEAIKANGFDIIPLTVEDKGYNIELGFTYEGGKHLESEKEELANILKNKKVDIFIIDHYNVTEDTFMFLKSYVSILAYIDDVNAFTYPVDVVINGNITGKHIGYKSYFKEQQFLLGPSYNLIREEFKHTPIRNVFEKVKKIMVTTGASDSFGVTGQLIDMVRSENLFNEIELHVIMGNSFINKAEIKEKQSKYKNIVIYENIEKISKIMLNCDIALSSCGSTLYELCACGVPTLGFILAKNQAFIAEKMDELGYIKNLGWYYNFKEEEIIRGIKFFINNFESRKEMVEKQQNLVDGRGTERVVGAIIKMMKEKEGVTHEKKIHTLRETMD
- a CDS encoding PIG-L deacetylase family protein; protein product: MIKVLVIAAHPDDEVLGLGGTIKKHVNQGDLVRCLILGEGVTSRKSSCEDAQKAAVDSLHKHAIQSAKTIGYEKIFFANLPDNRFDSVNLLDIIKIIEEYVEVVRPDIIYTHHYGDLNIDHRVTFEAVLTACRPVGDDSVKEIYSFETPSSTEWNFKYGESSFKPNVFVDVTDTIDDKLKAISCYKSELREYPHPRSLEALKIIAAKWGTVIGKKYVEAFELIRKVR